A single Thunnus thynnus chromosome 6, fThuThy2.1, whole genome shotgun sequence DNA region contains:
- the her9 gene encoding hairy-related 9 isoform X1, which translates to MPADTMEKQTASPIAGAPANGSHTPDKPKNASEHRKSSKPIMEKRRRARINESLGQLKTLILDALKKDSSRHSKLEKADILEMTVKHLRNLQRVQMSAALSADATVLSKYRAGFNECMNEVTRFLSTSEGVNTEVRSRLLNHLSSCMSQMMSMNYPQQAPSQQAHLAQPLHVQLPSTLPISGAAMGSKLSPAEAVSPKVFGGFQLVPATDGQFAFLIPNPAFASATAPVIPLYANAGVPVAVNASPVHGGSAPTAASPVHGMTSFSGGSQAVSPVGVSTGSESNEPVWRPW; encoded by the exons ATGCCAGCTGACACTATGGAAAAGCAGACGGCATCTCCTATTGCCGGTGCCCCTGCAAACGGATCACACACACCGGACAAACCGAAAAATGCCAGCGAGCATAGAAAA TCATCCAAACCCATCATGGAAAAACGCCGCAGAGCAAGAATAAACGAAAGCCTTGGGCAGCTCAAGACACTCATCCTGGACGCACTTAAAAAAGAC AGCTCCAGACACTCCAAGCTGGAGAAAGCAGACATCCTGGAAATGACAGTGAAGCACTTGAGGAACCTGCAACGCGTACAGATGAGTG CAGCACTCTCAGCAGATGCTACCGTCCTGAGCAAATACAGAGCAGGATTCAACGAGTGCATGAACGAGGTCACCCGCTTCCTGTCCACCTCAGAGGGGGTGAACACGGAGGTGAGGTCGAGGCTCCTCAACCACTTGTCCAGCTGCATGAGCCAGATGATGTCCATGAACTACCCGCAGCAGGCCCCGTCCCAGCAGGCGCACCTGGCACAGCCCCTCCATGTGCAGCTCCCATCCACTCTGCCCATCAGCGGCGCCGCCATGGGCTCCAAACTCAGTCCTGCAGAGGCCGTCTCCCCCAAGGTCTTTGGTGGGTTCCAGCTGGTGCCCGCAACCGACGGACAGTTCGCTTTTTTGATCCCTAACCCGGCCTTTGCCTCCGCCACAGCCCCTGTTATCCCTCTTTACGCAAACGCAGGAGTGCCTGTTGCAGTTAACGCCAGTCCGGTGCACGGCGGCTCGGCACCGACTGCAGCATCTCCAGTCCACGGCATGACGTCCTTCTCTGGGGGGTCCCAGGCGGTCAGCCCGGTTGGGGTCAGCACCGGCTCAGAGAGCAACGAGCCTGTGTGGAGGCCTTGGTAG
- the her9 gene encoding hairy-related 9 isoform X2, which yields MPADTMEKQTASPIAGAPANGSHTPDKPKNASEHRKSSKPIMEKRRRARINESLGQLKTLILDALKKDSSRHSKLEKADILEMTVKHLRNLQRVQMSALSADATVLSKYRAGFNECMNEVTRFLSTSEGVNTEVRSRLLNHLSSCMSQMMSMNYPQQAPSQQAHLAQPLHVQLPSTLPISGAAMGSKLSPAEAVSPKVFGGFQLVPATDGQFAFLIPNPAFASATAPVIPLYANAGVPVAVNASPVHGGSAPTAASPVHGMTSFSGGSQAVSPVGVSTGSESNEPVWRPW from the exons ATGCCAGCTGACACTATGGAAAAGCAGACGGCATCTCCTATTGCCGGTGCCCCTGCAAACGGATCACACACACCGGACAAACCGAAAAATGCCAGCGAGCATAGAAAA TCATCCAAACCCATCATGGAAAAACGCCGCAGAGCAAGAATAAACGAAAGCCTTGGGCAGCTCAAGACACTCATCCTGGACGCACTTAAAAAAGAC AGCTCCAGACACTCCAAGCTGGAGAAAGCAGACATCCTGGAAATGACAGTGAAGCACTTGAGGAACCTGCAACGCGTACAGATGAGTG CACTCTCAGCAGATGCTACCGTCCTGAGCAAATACAGAGCAGGATTCAACGAGTGCATGAACGAGGTCACCCGCTTCCTGTCCACCTCAGAGGGGGTGAACACGGAGGTGAGGTCGAGGCTCCTCAACCACTTGTCCAGCTGCATGAGCCAGATGATGTCCATGAACTACCCGCAGCAGGCCCCGTCCCAGCAGGCGCACCTGGCACAGCCCCTCCATGTGCAGCTCCCATCCACTCTGCCCATCAGCGGCGCCGCCATGGGCTCCAAACTCAGTCCTGCAGAGGCCGTCTCCCCCAAGGTCTTTGGTGGGTTCCAGCTGGTGCCCGCAACCGACGGACAGTTCGCTTTTTTGATCCCTAACCCGGCCTTTGCCTCCGCCACAGCCCCTGTTATCCCTCTTTACGCAAACGCAGGAGTGCCTGTTGCAGTTAACGCCAGTCCGGTGCACGGCGGCTCGGCACCGACTGCAGCATCTCCAGTCCACGGCATGACGTCCTTCTCTGGGGGGTCCCAGGCGGTCAGCCCGGTTGGGGTCAGCACCGGCTCAGAGAGCAACGAGCCTGTGTGGAGGCCTTGGTAG